A section of the Ignavibacteriales bacterium genome encodes:
- a CDS encoding DUF948 domain-containing protein yields MNEALQITTIITNVIIAISFVTLIIFVLKLIKWAQDLDSKVDKLTGELSELKEETIPLIHSLKDFVDSVNKISDKIDNVVEGAGKIVDNANSIVEKGVDIADDVVNFERKIKGSIEPSIMDTVNTYVAIVKGVKVFFEKIKERKNGHHPLVEFRADADANINVYSDDLQEEYDEIDKELNEVRKKLDEMKKH; encoded by the coding sequence TTGAACGAAGCACTTCAAATAACGACCATTATTACGAACGTGATCATTGCGATCAGTTTTGTCACTTTGATAATATTTGTATTAAAGCTGATAAAATGGGCGCAGGATCTCGACTCAAAGGTAGATAAACTTACCGGTGAGTTATCGGAACTTAAGGAAGAAACAATTCCTTTGATCCACAGCCTTAAGGATTTTGTTGACAGTGTCAATAAGATCTCCGATAAGATAGATAATGTTGTGGAAGGTGCCGGCAAAATAGTCGATAACGCCAACTCGATAGTAGAGAAAGGTGTCGATATTGCCGATGATGTTGTTAATTTCGAGCGGAAGATAAAGGGAAGTATCGAGCCCTCTATTATGGATACCGTAAATACCTACGTGGCGATAGTCAAAGGTGTAAAGGTATTTTTCGAAAAGATAAAGGAACGAAAGAACGGACACCATCCTCTGGTCGAATTCAGAGCAGATGCAGATGCTAACATTAACGTTTATAGTGATGATTTGCAAGAAGAGTATGATGAAATAGATAAGGAGCTAAACGAGGTCAGGAAGAAGTTAGATGAAATGAAAAAGCATTAA
- a CDS encoding YtxH domain-containing protein: MDDDNKMAKGLMLGFLAGGAIGATIALLYAPKSGRELRADIRHKTDEFIDDTSEYMQIAREKAENLINEGKRKSELLIQDAKKKAGTLIDDANSLLNDAKEKASNKYGEAKDRISHESDRIKDALKAGVDAYKDEKKKS; this comes from the coding sequence ATGGATGATGACAATAAAATGGCAAAAGGCTTAATGCTTGGCTTTTTAGCAGGAGGAGCTATCGGAGCCACGATCGCATTACTTTATGCACCAAAAAGCGGACGGGAATTAAGAGCTGACATCAGGCACAAGACCGATGAATTCATTGATGATACATCGGAATACATGCAAATAGCTAGAGAGAAAGCTGAAAACCTGATCAACGAAGGAAAGAGAAAATCGGAACTTCTGATCCAGGACGCAAAAAAGAAAGCAGGTACTTTGATCGACGATGCTAATTCATTGCTCAATGACGCAAAAGAGAAAGCATCAAACAAGTATGGTGAAGCTAAAGACAGGATCTCTCATGAATCCGATAGAATCAAAGATGCTCTAAAGGCAGGTGTCGACGCTTATAAAGACGAAAAAAAGAAATCATAA
- the lpdA gene encoding dihydrolipoyl dehydrogenase encodes MQEFDVTVIGSGPGGYSAAIRASQLGFKTAIVERDRLGGVCLNWGCIPTKALLKNAEIMHTLNELDKFGVKAGKFEVDFPKVIERSRGVADASEKGVQYLMKKNKIAVFMGTGKLNKDKTISIYDNEGKELDKIKSKHTIIATGARPIKLPGLDFDEKKILSSTGAMLLQEIPKKMSIVGSGAIGAEFAYFYNAFGTEVTIVEMLPTILPHEDKEISNVVAKEFKKSGIKILTDTKVEKVEVKGDKVITKVSGKTDEELESDVVLIAIGVTGNIEDVGLEEAGVKTYKKGIAVDVDYKTNVDGIYSIGDSALIDERGKLWLAHVAVIEGVNCVEKIKGIDAGDIDYLTIPANTYCHPQVASVGLTEDKAKEEGYEVRVGKFPFSANGKARAIADTAGMVKLVFDKKYDELLGAHIVGPEATELIGELVMTKTLEGTGKTILSTVHAHPTLSEAIMEAAGVAHDEAINI; translated from the coding sequence ATGCAAGAATTCGATGTAACCGTAATAGGAAGCGGACCGGGTGGGTACTCAGCAGCTATCAGGGCCTCGCAATTGGGATTTAAAACGGCAATTGTGGAGAGGGACAGATTAGGCGGAGTATGTCTTAACTGGGGCTGTATTCCCACAAAAGCTCTGCTGAAAAACGCGGAAATAATGCATACACTTAATGAGCTGGATAAATTTGGGGTAAAAGCGGGCAAGTTTGAGGTAGATTTTCCCAAAGTCATCGAGAGATCGAGAGGAGTGGCGGATGCTTCAGAGAAAGGCGTGCAGTATTTGATGAAGAAAAATAAGATCGCGGTCTTCATGGGAACAGGGAAATTGAACAAAGATAAGACAATCTCAATTTATGACAATGAGGGAAAAGAGCTTGATAAAATTAAGTCAAAACATACAATTATTGCGACAGGTGCAAGACCGATAAAGCTTCCGGGACTGGATTTCGATGAGAAGAAGATATTATCATCGACAGGCGCGATGCTCTTACAAGAGATACCAAAGAAGATGTCGATAGTAGGCAGTGGAGCGATTGGCGCGGAATTTGCGTACTTCTATAATGCATTCGGTACTGAAGTTACTATAGTAGAGATGCTTCCGACGATACTGCCTCACGAAGATAAGGAGATATCGAATGTGGTGGCAAAGGAATTCAAGAAGAGCGGAATTAAAATACTTACCGATACGAAGGTTGAGAAAGTTGAAGTGAAAGGCGACAAGGTTATCACAAAAGTATCGGGAAAAACGGACGAGGAATTAGAATCGGATGTTGTATTGATAGCGATAGGTGTTACAGGAAATATAGAGGATGTTGGACTGGAGGAAGCAGGTGTTAAGACTTATAAGAAGGGAATCGCAGTTGATGTGGATTACAAAACGAACGTGGACGGAATTTATTCGATAGGTGACAGCGCGCTGATAGATGAAAGAGGGAAGTTATGGCTGGCGCACGTAGCGGTGATAGAAGGAGTTAATTGTGTAGAGAAGATAAAAGGTATAGATGCAGGCGACATAGATTACCTGACGATCCCGGCGAATACATACTGTCATCCTCAGGTTGCATCGGTCGGACTGACAGAAGATAAAGCGAAAGAAGAGGGATATGAGGTACGAGTTGGTAAGTTTCCGTTCTCGGCAAATGGAAAAGCAAGAGCAATAGCGGACACAGCAGGTATGGTGAAACTAGTATTCGATAAGAAATATGATGAGTTGCTTGGCGCGCATATAGTTGGACCTGAGGCAACCGAACTGATAGGCGAGCTTGTGATGACAAAAACGCTCGAAGGTACGGGAAAGACGATATTATCGACAGTTCACGCTCACCCGACCCTGAGCGAGGCGATAATGGAAGCGGCAGGTGTTGCGCATGATGAAGCGATTAATATCTAA
- a CDS encoding DUF2905 domain-containing protein encodes MNQSLGKYLIIFGIIIIGIGLLVNFWGKIPFLGKLPGDIRIAREDFTFYFPVTTCIIISVLLSLIFWLINYFRK; translated from the coding sequence ATGAACCAGTCACTTGGCAAATATCTTATTATTTTCGGCATAATTATCATTGGTATAGGACTTCTTGTCAATTTTTGGGGTAAGATCCCCTTTCTCGGCAAGCTCCCCGGAGACATCCGGATAGCAAGGGAAGACTTCACGTTTTACTTCCCGGTAACTACTTGTATAATTATAAGCGTTCTGCTTTCTCTGATCTTCTGGCTGATCAATTACTTCCGTAAATAA
- a CDS encoding T9SS type A sorting domain-containing protein produces MVVAFDKGFMNNVPYFQRLDSSGNEIGGEYAVSIEAQNFNKNYTDVAVYGDKIISVWDDSRNGNSDVFCNVRSFTNPDSTVGISQIWNELPSDYRLYQNYPNPFNPMTKIKYSIPQEGLVKLKIYDMAGREIISLVNEIKEAGSYEIVFNGNALSSGVYFYKIEVGSFKETKKMILLK; encoded by the coding sequence ATGGTGGTAGCCTTCGATAAGGGCTTTATGAACAACGTGCCATATTTTCAAAGGCTTGATTCATCCGGGAATGAAATAGGCGGAGAGTATGCGGTTAGTATTGAAGCACAGAATTTTAATAAGAATTATACAGATGTAGCCGTATATGGAGATAAGATCATAAGTGTTTGGGATGATAGTAGAAACGGTAATTCGGATGTATTTTGCAATGTTCGCTCATTCACAAATCCCGACAGCACTGTAGGTATCAGCCAGATATGGAATGAGTTGCCTTCTGATTACAGGCTTTATCAAAATTATCCAAACCCGTTCAACCCAATGACTAAGATAAAGTATTCTATACCACAAGAAGGACTAGTAAAACTTAAGATTTATGACATGGCAGGTAGAGAAATAATATCGTTGGTGAATGAGATTAAAGAAGCAGGAAGTTACGAAATAGTGTTTAACGGCAATGCTCTTTCGAGCGGAGTATATTTCTATAAAATTGAAGTGGGTTCATTTAAAGAAACAAAGAAGATGATACTCTTAAAATAA
- a CDS encoding histidine phosphatase family protein produces the protein MKTLLVVRHAKSSWKHPDLSDHDRPLNKRGKRDAPFMAEFVAKRTDSKKIGLISSSAVRAFTTAKFFAKALGMTEDDVYYEESLYLAGEYEALKVIQTAPDDYDTLFIFGHNPGFTYLANRLCDANIENVPTCGVVCITFDVDSWKDVNFGKGELKFFEYPKKYYKEPLSE, from the coding sequence ATCAAAACCTTACTCGTAGTCAGGCACGCTAAGTCCAGCTGGAAGCATCCGGATCTATCCGATCACGACCGTCCCCTAAATAAGCGGGGAAAACGGGATGCCCCCTTTATGGCTGAATTTGTCGCTAAACGTACCGATTCCAAAAAAATCGGGTTGATATCCAGCTCCGCGGTCCGCGCCTTTACTACGGCTAAGTTCTTCGCCAAAGCCCTCGGTATGACGGAAGATGACGTTTATTACGAGGAGTCGCTTTATCTCGCGGGCGAGTACGAGGCGCTAAAAGTGATCCAAACCGCTCCCGATGATTACGATACGTTGTTCATTTTCGGACATAATCCTGGCTTCACTTATCTTGCAAACAGGTTATGTGATGCTAACATCGAAAACGTTCCCACGTGCGGAGTCGTTTGCATTACGTTCGATGTAGATTCATGGAAAGATGTTAATTTCGGCAAAGGCGAACTGAAGTTTTTCGAATACCCAAAGAAATATTATAAGGAGCCGCTCTCGGAGTAA
- the ppk1 gene encoding polyphosphate kinase 1 has translation MEDFELFDRELSWLSFNYRVLQEAKDPTVPLYERIKFIAIFSSNLEEFFRIRVAGIRTLLDLSKKTQRALDFDPAKLLNKITKTVTAHQEEYGQIFREQIMPDLNKNNILLVNETQLNKEQSNFVTDYFYDNILLHISPMMIVKRKVSPFMKSGLLYLAIKLSPKHETDEPPKRIRHNYAIIEIPSDKLPRFIQLPKHGNKDHVIFLDDIIKFCLPNIFPGYDIVDTYSIKLTRDAHLHIDDEFTGNLREKISKSLRQRSRAVPCRFLYDKNIPKPFLKLLKDALELTKEDLVPGGRYHNFSDFFTFPNPGRKELEYKALPPLKSKALEENKNIFAGWAKRDFILHFPYQKYDYIINILNTSAEDPKVKEIKISQYRLAKDSEVVKALVNALKHGKKVTVFMELKARFDEESNMEYSKLLESAGARVLYSLPGLKVHSKTALILREEKGELKKYGYFATGNFNEKTAKLYTDLGLLTSDSRLVDELEKVFDHLEGNSGKPEFKHLLVGKFNMRHSFYNLIDRETANAKKGKEAYIIAKMNGLEEPNIIKRLYEASNAGVTIKLIVRGICCLVPGVKGMSENIEVISILDRFLEHSRMYYFYNDGKDEMYLASADWMKRNLRKRIEVGFPVYDENIKEMLKDLLDIQLRDNTKARIIDKKQTNKYKQDDNIMKVRTQYATYDYMKKNYS, from the coding sequence ATGGAAGATTTTGAACTTTTCGACAGGGAATTAAGTTGGCTCTCATTTAATTACAGGGTTTTGCAGGAAGCAAAAGACCCCACTGTCCCGCTTTACGAAAGAATAAAATTTATCGCGATATTCTCTTCCAATCTTGAAGAGTTCTTCCGTATACGTGTAGCCGGTATCCGCACACTCCTCGATCTAAGTAAAAAAACACAACGTGCACTCGACTTCGATCCTGCTAAGTTACTAAATAAAATAACAAAGACCGTCACCGCGCACCAGGAGGAGTACGGACAGATATTCCGCGAGCAGATAATGCCCGATCTTAATAAGAACAACATCCTGCTTGTAAATGAAACACAGCTTAATAAAGAGCAATCTAATTTCGTCACGGATTATTTCTATGACAATATCCTACTTCATATTTCCCCGATGATGATCGTCAAACGCAAGGTCAGCCCCTTTATGAAAAGCGGGCTCCTCTACCTTGCAATAAAATTATCACCCAAACACGAGACAGATGAACCTCCAAAACGCATCCGCCATAATTACGCAATAATAGAAATTCCATCGGATAAACTTCCGCGCTTTATACAGCTCCCAAAACACGGGAATAAAGACCACGTTATCTTTCTCGATGATATAATAAAATTCTGTCTCCCGAACATATTTCCGGGTTATGACATAGTAGATACATATTCAATAAAACTCACACGTGATGCGCACCTTCACATAGATGACGAGTTCACCGGTAACCTGCGCGAGAAAATATCCAAAAGCCTCCGCCAGAGAAGCCGTGCTGTCCCGTGCCGTTTCCTTTACGATAAGAACATCCCAAAGCCCTTCCTTAAACTGCTTAAGGATGCGCTGGAACTGACAAAAGAAGACCTAGTACCCGGAGGCCGTTATCATAATTTCAGCGACTTCTTCACTTTCCCAAATCCCGGGCGTAAAGAGTTGGAATATAAAGCACTTCCACCGTTGAAAAGTAAAGCCCTCGAAGAAAATAAGAACATTTTCGCCGGCTGGGCAAAGCGCGACTTTATCCTGCATTTCCCGTATCAAAAATACGACTACATTATTAACATACTCAATACTTCCGCGGAAGATCCGAAAGTCAAGGAGATTAAGATCTCTCAATACAGGCTTGCAAAGGATTCCGAGGTGGTTAAAGCGCTCGTTAATGCCCTCAAACATGGCAAAAAGGTCACCGTCTTCATGGAACTCAAAGCACGTTTCGATGAAGAATCTAATATGGAATATTCTAAACTGCTGGAAAGCGCCGGCGCGAGAGTGCTATATAGCCTGCCCGGGTTGAAAGTTCACAGCAAGACCGCCCTCATACTGCGCGAAGAGAAGGGCGAGTTAAAAAAATATGGCTACTTTGCAACCGGCAATTTCAATGAGAAGACAGCAAAACTCTATACCGATCTTGGACTACTTACATCCGACTCCCGCCTCGTAGATGAACTGGAAAAGGTGTTTGATCACCTCGAAGGAAATTCCGGTAAACCCGAATTCAAACATCTTCTTGTCGGCAAGTTCAACATGAGACATTCTTTTTACAATCTCATCGACCGCGAAACCGCAAACGCAAAAAAAGGTAAAGAAGCATACATCATTGCAAAAATGAACGGGCTCGAAGAACCAAACATTATCAAGCGCCTTTACGAAGCCAGTAATGCCGGGGTTACCATTAAACTTATCGTGCGGGGTATCTGCTGTCTAGTGCCCGGAGTAAAAGGCATGAGCGAAAATATCGAAGTTATCAGCATACTCGACCGCTTCCTCGAACACTCTCGCATGTATTACTTTTATAATGACGGTAAGGATGAAATGTACCTGGCTTCTGCCGACTGGATGAAACGCAACCTGAGAAAACGGATCGAAGTCGGATTTCCCGTTTACGATGAGAATATTAAAGAGATGTTAAAGGATTTGCTGGACATTCAATTGAGAGATAATACAAAAGCGCGGATCATCGATAAAAAACAGACAAACAAATACAAACAGGATGACAACATTATGAAAGTACGTACCCAGTACGCTACTTATGATTATATGAAGAAGAATTATTCGTAG
- a CDS encoding adenylate/guanylate cyclase domain-containing protein has protein sequence MENGKENNREKLLQILYSALIGIVVGMVFSLIFFKISLNSIIEGMLMGFLIFALSSAFEIYLFRPRYRKLKFSYILLFRLIFYVAAVSFSVLLVWVLNEARLENTGFMQVITSGQVKDFILRDEFLRILIFAIVVSILVIYISQMNYLLGQNVLMRYMSGKYYKPIEEERFFMFLDLTSSTTLAERTRPLEYHKFLNNYFFDVNDPIVSTRGEIFQYAGDQVVITWTKKNGLRKANCIRCFFKIKHKLDTLQEDYVKRFGMFPKIKAGLHFGKVIVGEIGDSKKEIVYHGDVINTASRIQEECNTLGSNFLISREVLDIVEFPEAYRKELMGRFLLKGKEHEVEIYSVEESTKQFQSA, from the coding sequence GTGGAGAACGGAAAAGAAAATAACAGAGAAAAGTTATTGCAGATACTATATTCCGCGCTTATTGGAATAGTTGTTGGGATGGTGTTTTCTCTTATCTTTTTTAAGATAAGCCTGAACTCCATTATCGAGGGAATGCTTATGGGATTCCTTATTTTTGCATTAAGCTCAGCGTTCGAGATATATCTTTTTCGTCCGAGATACAGGAAGCTAAAGTTTTCTTATATTCTGTTGTTCAGGCTGATATTTTATGTCGCGGCTGTGTCATTCTCAGTACTATTAGTATGGGTACTGAATGAAGCGAGACTGGAGAATACCGGATTCATGCAGGTGATCACAAGCGGGCAGGTAAAGGATTTTATATTGCGTGATGAATTTTTAAGGATACTTATATTCGCAATAGTGGTGAGCATACTGGTAATTTACATAAGCCAGATGAATTACCTGCTTGGACAGAACGTATTGATGAGGTATATGTCGGGTAAATACTACAAGCCGATCGAGGAGGAAAGGTTCTTTATGTTTCTCGATCTGACATCATCAACAACACTTGCCGAAAGAACACGCCCATTAGAATATCACAAATTTCTGAACAATTATTTCTTTGACGTGAACGATCCAATAGTAAGCACGAGGGGTGAGATATTCCAATACGCGGGAGATCAGGTTGTCATTACATGGACGAAGAAGAACGGTTTACGAAAAGCGAATTGCATAAGGTGTTTCTTTAAAATAAAGCATAAGCTCGACACATTGCAGGAAGATTACGTAAAACGGTTCGGCATGTTTCCAAAGATAAAAGCCGGATTGCATTTCGGTAAGGTTATAGTAGGGGAAATAGGGGATTCAAAAAAAGAGATCGTGTACCACGGCGATGTTATCAATACAGCTTCAAGGATACAGGAAGAGTGTAACACACTCGGAAGCAACTTTTTGATATCGAGGGAAGTATTAGACATAGTGGAATTTCCTGAAGCGTACCGAAAGGAACTTATGGGAAGATTTTTACTCAAGGGAAAGGAACACGAAGTGGAAATCTACAGCGTGGAGGAATCAACAAAACAATTCCAGTCAGCATGA
- a CDS encoding acyl--CoA ligase, producing MDEITRHTILQAHNFSDKSATDYLVKYQNIKELLDERAEKDRDKEYLVFYNEAGDKKSYTYGEFIKKVRILAKYLLNQGINKEDRIATFSHNHADTVILYFACWYIGAVIVPINVSEEIDRVKYILENSQTKIVFTRNEYLEKLSGVKNDAFEVFNFDEYGWSDEELHNKIAPYENKEMEAMIVYTSGTTGNPKGVVLTQYNLMVDAYSISGWHGLHRGDTMMCVLPIHHVNGTVVTIMTTMFYGGRMVLNQKFQTDKFLKRLADEKVKVVSVVPTLLQFLLHSDEDASKHDLSGFSHIICGAGPLTCEIARNFEERFGLRIVHGYGLSETTCYSCFIPIDLSKEEHYKWQNDFGFPAIGIPIDCNDMQIHDEKGNSMDEDEKGEIVIRGHNVMKYYFNNDEVNRKTFEFGWFRSGDEGFFKYDENRRPYFFITGRLKELIIRGGVNLSPLEIDEVLSSLDEVKAGIAVGFDNDWYGEEVGALVMLKEAPASDEESEKLKEKIIAECKSKLPFHKAPKVVIFSDTIPVTSTGKYQRNKVKDLFKDYKEIQFKK from the coding sequence GTGGACGAAATTACGAGGCATACAATTTTACAAGCGCATAATTTCAGTGATAAGTCCGCAACGGACTACCTTGTAAAATATCAAAACATTAAAGAACTGCTTGATGAGAGAGCAGAAAAGGACAGAGATAAAGAGTACTTAGTCTTCTATAATGAAGCAGGAGATAAGAAATCATATACTTACGGGGAATTTATCAAAAAAGTACGGATATTAGCGAAATATCTGCTGAATCAGGGTATAAATAAAGAGGACAGGATAGCAACATTTTCACACAATCACGCTGATACAGTAATATTGTATTTTGCTTGCTGGTATATAGGTGCTGTGATCGTTCCCATAAATGTAAGTGAAGAGATAGATAGAGTAAAATACATTCTGGAAAACTCACAGACAAAGATTGTATTTACCCGGAATGAGTATCTTGAAAAGCTATCCGGGGTCAAGAATGATGCATTTGAGGTGTTCAATTTCGATGAATATGGCTGGAGTGACGAGGAGCTTCACAATAAGATAGCGCCATATGAAAATAAGGAAATGGAAGCGATGATCGTTTACACTTCCGGGACGACAGGTAATCCAAAAGGAGTTGTTTTAACCCAGTATAATTTAATGGTAGATGCGTACAGTATATCCGGGTGGCATGGACTACACCGCGGGGATACGATGATGTGCGTACTGCCGATACACCACGTTAACGGGACGGTGGTAACGATAATGACAACGATGTTTTATGGCGGGAGGATGGTTCTTAATCAGAAATTTCAGACAGACAAATTTCTCAAAAGACTCGCTGATGAGAAGGTTAAAGTGGTGAGTGTTGTTCCAACGTTATTGCAATTCCTTCTACACTCCGATGAAGATGCATCGAAGCATGACCTGTCCGGATTTTCACATATTATTTGCGGAGCGGGACCGCTTACATGCGAGATCGCTAGGAATTTCGAAGAGAGGTTCGGGCTCAGGATAGTGCACGGGTACGGGCTTTCGGAGACGACGTGTTATTCATGTTTTATTCCAATTGACCTTTCCAAAGAAGAACATTACAAGTGGCAGAACGATTTTGGATTTCCTGCTATAGGAATCCCGATAGACTGTAATGATATGCAGATCCACGACGAAAAGGGGAATTCAATGGACGAAGATGAGAAAGGTGAGATAGTAATTAGAGGGCATAATGTTATGAAGTATTATTTTAATAATGATGAAGTGAACAGGAAGACATTCGAGTTCGGGTGGTTCAGGAGCGGTGACGAGGGATTTTTCAAATACGATGAAAACCGAAGACCGTATTTTTTTATTACGGGACGGTTGAAGGAATTAATTATACGAGGCGGGGTAAACTTATCGCCACTGGAAATAGACGAGGTGCTTTCTTCACTGGACGAAGTAAAAGCAGGGATAGCAGTAGGATTCGATAACGACTGGTATGGTGAGGAGGTTGGAGCGCTGGTGATGCTGAAAGAAGCACCTGCATCCGATGAGGAGAGTGAAAAATTAAAAGAGAAAATAATTGCTGAATGCAAATCAAAACTGCCTTTCCATAAAGCTCCGAAGGTCGTGATATTCTCGGATACAATACCGGTAACATCAACCGGAAAATATCAGAGGAATAAGGTAAAAGACCTATTCAAAGATTATAAGGAGATCCAATTCAAGAAGTAG
- a CDS encoding ABC transporter substrate-binding protein: protein MKKQLIFLALAIFAFVTSCSNNDTKTDNIFYLNQPLGLETMEPVMSNSNQVIWALSIMMEGLVEYNRENEIVPAIAKKWEISEDGTVYTFTLRDDVFFHDDACFPDGKGRKVTAADFKYCLERVNDPKTKTRGSWVFRDKIKGVQEYIDSRSGKSAGASEVKEITGIKALNDSTLQIELTQPFAPFLSILTMTYGFVYPHEAVEHYGDSFSQHPVGTGPFKFKHWDFDKELVYEKNPNYWGKDSAGNQYPYLDGIQMTFTQSSETEYLDFVNGRYDFHLPSSETIDQLIDENGNLTDPGSRDFDLVRKPWLQTVFFGMMQDKNLPGGMTGPFAGNKKLRQALNYAIDREKIIKYVLKNRGTPAHNGPIPVGMPGYNPDIKGYTYDKQKALQLLDEAGYPNGKGLSLTLYMGNDEIQKTIAIAVQDQLKELGIDLKLEQMLQATLISQQEEGKFPFWRASWGADYFDPENFMALFYSKNITPNGPNRVGYSNPEVDKLYEEGLKETDFEKRKQIYDKLQQIVVDDAAWLYMYYNQQVYLVKKNIEGFYLNGLNIINLKYTKKQ, encoded by the coding sequence ATGAAAAAACAGTTAATCTTCCTCGCTTTAGCAATATTCGCCTTTGTTACATCTTGCTCTAACAATGACACTAAAACAGATAATATATTTTATCTAAACCAGCCTCTTGGTCTGGAAACCATGGAGCCGGTAATGTCAAACTCCAACCAGGTCATATGGGCGCTCTCGATTATGATGGAGGGACTTGTAGAATACAATCGCGAAAATGAGATCGTACCCGCTATCGCTAAAAAATGGGAGATATCTGAGGACGGTACTGTTTATACTTTCACTTTACGCGATGATGTCTTTTTCCATGACGATGCCTGTTTCCCGGACGGCAAAGGAAGGAAAGTTACCGCCGCCGATTTTAAATACTGCCTCGAACGTGTCAATGATCCGAAAACCAAAACCCGTGGCTCATGGGTATTCCGCGACAAAATAAAGGGCGTCCAGGAATACATAGACTCCCGTTCGGGTAAGTCCGCCGGAGCAAGCGAAGTAAAAGAGATAACTGGCATTAAAGCGTTAAATGATTCCACACTTCAGATAGAGCTTACACAGCCTTTTGCTCCTTTCCTGAGCATTCTCACTATGACATATGGCTTTGTTTATCCGCATGAGGCGGTCGAACACTATGGAGACAGTTTTAGCCAACATCCTGTCGGCACCGGTCCGTTTAAATTTAAACACTGGGACTTCGATAAAGAGCTTGTTTACGAAAAGAATCCTAACTACTGGGGAAAAGACTCAGCCGGGAATCAATATCCGTATCTCGACGGCATTCAAATGACATTTACACAGTCATCCGAGACCGAGTATCTCGATTTTGTAAATGGACGCTATGATTTCCACCTCCCCTCATCCGAAACTATCGACCAGCTTATCGACGAGAACGGCAACCTGACCGACCCCGGCTCTCGTGACTTCGACCTCGTCCGCAAACCGTGGCTCCAGACGGTCTTCTTTGGCATGATGCAGGATAAGAACCTCCCCGGTGGTATGACCGGTCCATTCGCAGGAAATAAAAAACTCCGCCAGGCGCTCAATTACGCCATCGATCGCGAAAAAATTATAAAATACGTACTAAAAAACCGTGGCACTCCCGCTCATAATGGTCCAATACCCGTCGGAATGCCCGGATACAATCCTGACATAAAAGGATATACTTACGATAAACAAAAAGCATTACAACTCCTGGATGAAGCAGGCTACCCAAACGGAAAAGGTCTCTCCCTCACGCTCTACATGGGTAACGATGAAATTCAAAAGACCATCGCTATCGCTGTACAGGATCAGCTGAAAGAACTTGGCATCGACCTCAAGCTCGAACAGATGTTGCAGGCTACTCTCATTTCTCAGCAGGAAGAAGGAAAATTCCCTTTCTGGCGGGCAAGCTGGGGTGCTGACTACTTCGACCCGGAAAATTTTATGGCGCTGTTTTACAGCAAAAACATCACACCAAATGGACCTAATCGTGTCGGCTACAGCAATCCCGAAGTGGATAAGCTTTATGAGGAAGGCTTAAAAGAAACTGATTTCGAAAAGCGCAAACAGATATATGATAAACTCCAGCAGATAGTAGTTGATGACGCCGCCTGGCTTTACATGTATTATAACCAGCAGGTATATCTTGTTAAGAAAAACATCGAAGGGTTTTATTTGAATGGACTTAATATTATCAATCTGAAGTATACAAAGAAACAATAA